The sequence CCTGAATAAAAATACTATATTACCGGGGATTTAAAGACGTATTAAAGGTGAATAAATCTGTCTACCTCAAATCTTGTAAATTCCCCGGGGAGTTCACAGACTCATATAAAATTCGGTGGATCATCATCAACTTGTTTACCCAAAATAGTCTTATTCAGCCACTTTTGATTTCCTAATTGATAGAATATCACTTGATCTTCTTCTGGGTCAATAATACCATCTAGTTTATTTCTTAACTCTCGTAGTTGA comes from Natranaerobius trueperi and encodes:
- the cas2 gene encoding CRISPR-associated endonuclease Cas2, whose translation is MYIIGIYDVNKKRVGKIKKLFDRYMFWTQNSVFEGKLTKVQLRELRNKLDGIIDPEEDQVIFYQLGNQKWLNKTILGKQVDDDPPNFI